From Rutidosis leptorrhynchoides isolate AG116_Rl617_1_P2 chromosome 3, CSIRO_AGI_Rlap_v1, whole genome shotgun sequence, a single genomic window includes:
- the LOC139897614 gene encoding uncharacterized protein yields the protein MFGACPWSDSLRYSSYDDDTFIRGYGNDLFCVRVSYHEITKKIVDVCLFRLDTGSIKSEELECLKKWDLSGMTMDEVENEDHDDLDITRVMWEEINDLKDAFFYLDLGRNGSIYYNPAVASELGGYIHIRNMMDGILHVYHVRDRTIISSPIPLQVVSTTRVLMWEGRLEYDRVEAKCTSTVKQEKDERVVMLDKVLKHNGSPLHSIPFDVLGMIMEHCVCVEYLYMRATCKLCRLAGPLSRLRSYSLNSLWLMVVDKHRGIVTFTDPLSGDNYFMKKNFKVLSIVDDQMFFSRYGWLLFKSKKQLEQELVLFNPFTSDVRKLPEFGYIKSLCFSATPNSSNNCIIAGFTVNERRWYFIYSVGGAWEQSSWRMVRIDEDDENYDRRYSLTFIGRDLYALSKDGEVFVLKNLDKREVRKTVLDKAPPPISSSCDLQYFMMSYDDEHLLLVIVGDEFGEVEVYKLNKGRRGKWEKIDGIGKHTIYIGGTTSVCVDAKTPNMENKIYFPQLVWYSLETHTYHALDGKIVKKCLGGFVGAKTHFNCHAWIQPSWC from the exons ATGTTTGGGGCTTGCCCTTGGTCTGATTCCCTTCGTTATAGTTCTTATGACGATGATACTTTTATTAGAGGATACGGAAATGATTTGTTCTGCGTTAGAGTTTCTTATCATGAGATAACTAAGAAAATTGTTGATGTGTGTTTGTTTCGATTAGACACCGGTAGCATAAAGTCTGAAGAGTTGGAATGCCTCAAAAAATGGGACTTGAGTGGTATGACAATGGACGAAGTCGAAAATGAAGACCACGATGACTTAGATATCACTCGAGTTATGTGGGAAGAAATAAATGACTTGAAAGACGCTTTCTTTTATCTGGATCTTGGTCGTAATGGCTCCATATATTATAACCCCGCAGTTGCCTCCGAGTTAGGGGGTTATATACACATTCGTAACATGATGGACGGAATATTACACGTGTACCATGTCAGAGATAGAACTATCATCTCTTCTCCCATTCCTTTGCAAGTGGTCTCAACAACCCGTGTGTTGATGTGGGAAGGAAG GCTAGAATATGATCGAGTCGAAGCTAAATGTACGAGTACCGTCAAACAAGAAAAGGATGAGAGAGTAGTAATGTTAGACAAGGTTTTGAAGCATAATGGTTCACCCCTGCACAGTATTCCATTTGATGTGTTGGGGATGATTATGGAACATTGTGTCTGTGTGGAGTACCTGTACATGCGTGCTACATGCAAACTCTGTCGTCTAGCGGGACCTCTAAGTAGATTGCGTAGTTATTCGTTAAACTCACTATGGTTGATGGTTGTAGATAAACATCGAGGGATTGTCACGTTTACAGATCCACTGTCGGGTGATAATTACTTCATGAAGAAGAATTTTAAGGTGTTGTCGATTGTGGACGACCAAATGTTTTTTTCGAGGTATGGTTGGTTGTTGTTTAAGAGCAAAAAACAACTAGAACAAGAATTGGTGTTATTTAACCCCTTCACAAGTGATGTTCGTAAGCTTCCAGAATTTGGTTACATAAAAAGCTTATGTTTCTCAGCAACACCTAATTCCTCTAATAATTGTATAATTGCTGGATTTACAGTTAACGAACGACGGTGGTATTTCATCTACTCTGTAGGAGGAGCTTGGGAACAATCATCTTGGCGTATGGTTcgtattgatgaagatgatgaaaattaTGATCGTAGATATTCGTTAACATTTATAGGCCGAGATCTTTACGCATTGAGTAAGGATGGAGAAGTCTTTGTTTTAAAAAATTTGGATAAACGAGAGGTTCGAAAAACTGTTTTAGACAAAGCACCACCACCCATAAGTAGTAGTTGCGACTTACAATATTTCATGATGAGTTACGATGATGAACATCTTTTACTAGTCATTGTGGGTGATGAGTTTGGAGAAGTTGAGGTATACAAGCTAAATAAAGGTAGGCGGGGTAAATGGGAGAAAATAGATGGTATAGGGAAACACACGATATATATTGGTGGTACGACATCTGTTTGCGTTGATGCCAAAACGCCAAATATGGAGAACAAGATCTATTTCCCGCAGTTAGTGTGGTACTCACTTGAAACACACACGTATCACGCATTGGATGGGAAAATCGTCAAAAAATGTTTAGGGGGTTTCGTGGGAGCTAAAACGCATTTCAACTGTCATGCTTGGATACAACCAAGTTGGTGTTAA
- the LOC139901270 gene encoding ranBP2-type zinc finger protein At1g67325-like, with protein MSQLDNRNSSAVKRARTDGGRREDDWTCPSCGNVNFSFRTTCNMRNCTQPRPADHNSKSAPRQMLTPQSYSASSPYGGSGAPSSMYMGVQSYGASLFNGSSVPPYDGPLSSGSAYHYNYNTRLSGGNLYRPLHTPPYSGGPMLGSGGLYGLPQLMEQFGLRLPMGQTAMGPRPGFFSEETSQKKDGIRENDWACPKCGNVNFAFRTVCNMRKCGTPKPAPQVYGADMNGPKPVKNPSKYFMTKCNRQNCGADKPLESQISVKQEEENDQGFSGQKQSH; from the exons ATGTCTcag CTTGATAACAGGAACTCGTCTGCAGTCAAACGTGCCAGGACCGATG GCGGTCGTAGAGAAGATGACTGGACCTGTCCTAGCTGTGGGAATGTCAACTTCTCATTTAGGACAACTTGCAACATGCGCAACTGTACTCAGCCTCGACCAGCTGACCATAATTCA AAATCTGCTCCAAGGCAAATGCTGACACCACAAAGCTATTCAGCATCTTCTCCTTATGGGGGTTCTGGTGCACCGTCTTCCATGTACATGGGTGTACAATCTTATGGTGCATCTCTGTTTAATGGCTCATCTGTGCCTCCTTATGATGGTCCATTATCAAGTGGTTCTGCTTATCATTACAACTACAATACCCGTCTATCCGGCGGGAATCTGTACCGACCTCTACACACACCCCCGTATTCTGGTGGGCCCATGTTAGGAAGTG GTGGTCTTTATGGCTTACCACAGTTGATGGAACAATTTGGTTTGCGATTGCCAATGGGTCAGACAGCCATG GGGCCACGACCCGGGTTTTTCTCTGAAGAAACGTCTCAAAAGAAAG ATGGAATCCGAGAAAATGATTGGGCATGCCCAAAATGTGGAAATGTCAATTTTGCGTTTAGAACAGTTTGTAACATGAGGAAATGCGGTACACCTAAACCAGCACCTCAG GTTTATGGCGCTGATATGAACGGCCCAAAACCGGTCAAGAATCCTAGTAAGTACTTTAT GACGAAATGTAACAGACAGAACTGTGGTGCAGACAAACCGTTAGAATCCCAGATTTCTgttaaacaagaagaagaaaatgaTCAG GGGTTCAGTGGTCAGAAGCAGTCTCATTGA